The DNA sequence CCAAACACTGAGTTCTACAAGGCCAAGACCGCCCTGAACGAAGCCTTCCCTGAGACAGAGCTGGAAGTGGAAGAGATCGCCTTCGTACCACAGACCATGACAGAACTCACCGACCCGGAAGTGATCGCTCAGTTCGAAAAATTCCAGGCCGCACTGGAAGATTGTGACGACGTACAAAACGTCTACCACAACGCCGACATCAAGGCCTAATTTTACGCACTCGATTTACGCATAAGCAGAAACCGAGTTAATGCCTCTTCCACCAGCCAATCTGGTCGAAATAAAACCAAGAGCGATTCGTCGAACCCGTTGATGAATCGCTCCTTTTTTAGCCAATCTCACCGTGATTTTCCCGTAAGTTTTTTGACTCTCGCCAAGGCCTTGGCGTTTAGAGTAAGTGCTCACCACCCTGGCAATTAAACTTTATTCATAGTGCACCTTTTAGCCCTGTTTTCGGTGGACTTGGGCGTCTGTTCGCCTATCCTTATAGCTCCACTTATAAAAGCAAAAGCAAGAATCAACCGCGCCGAGACTCGCTGCCTCCCCTAGGGCATCGCGACCTTGGCACCATTGATTAACCAAGATGATAAACAGGTAACCTATGAAGTATTCAAAATCGATTATCGCCATAGCACTCACCAGCCTACTCGCCGCCTGTGGTGGCAGCGATGACACACCTGAAACCCCTAAGACGGGTGTCTTCAGCCTGGGAGTATCGGACAACCCTGCCGACGCTAAAGTCGTGAATATCGCCTTCAAACAGGTCGTACTCAAAGGTAGCGATGGCTCCCTATCATTCGACGTCTCAGAAAACGGCGAGCTGAAACACGTTGACCTGCTGACGGTACAAGGCCAGGAGGTCGAGACGCTGGTGAGCGGCCAGTCTATTCCGGTCGGCGAGTACCAGATGTGTATTTACATGCAAAACAGCGAAGTGGCCGACACCAACAGCTCTTACGTGAAAACCATGGATGACATGGACGCGGGTCTGGTCACCAACAGCAATGGTAGCTGTGGCGGCGTAGGCGCCGAAGAGGAAGGCACGGGTCGTCTCTTCTTCAACAAGGCCTTCACTATCGCGGCCGGCGTGAACAACTTCGTCGCCGAGTTTAACCTCTCTCAAGGCCTGCAGGCACCCCACGGCAACAAGGACTACTGGACCCTTAAGCCAACGTCGGTACAGCTGGTCAACAACGCCGAAGTCGGCGCCATTCACGGCATGGTCGACGCCAGCGTGATGGCAGACTGTGAAGCCGCCGCCGGTGGTTCAGAGTTCAGCCCGGCCGTCTACCTCTACCCAACGGCGACCGCACTTGAGAACATGCAGGACTTCCGCCTAGAGGCCGACATCACCGAGCCGCAAGTGGCACCTATCGCCTCGGCCCGCGTCAACCCAGTCACCGACGAGACAGAAACCGTGGTGGGTTACGAGTATGAGTTTGGCTTCGTCGCCGCCGCCAACTACAGCCTGGGCTACACCTGTCTGGCACAGAATGACGATCCAGAAGTGGCCAACGGCGCAGATGACGTCGACGCGCCTTTCTTCATCCATGCCGATGAGCAGGACGTGACCGTTACCCAAGGCACCACCACAGAGCGTGACTTCGACGCTGCCGAAGTACCCGCGCCATAAGCCCTTGGACTAAGCAATTATTTGCGAAGTAACCAATATACAGAAAGCAAAAAGGCACTCTCATGAGTGCCTTTTTTATTGACCGAAGCTAAATATTAAGAGCAGCAATCCCGGCGCCACCAGTTCTTCGGCAGCTTGGCCAGCAAGACTTTGAGCATCAAAATCGCCAGTATGATCCCCGAGGCATTTACCACCAGGGAAGGCAACAGATTATGCTGCTCGCCCACCTGAGGCATCACCTCGAAACCAAAGGTCGCCACCAGATAGTTCACCAAGACGCCCGCTACCAAGGCCACACCCAAGACGCCACCCAGGTAGCCATAGAGGGCGCGTTTACCCAGCTCCTTGGTTACCACCCCCAGGGTAGCGATATTAGTTGCCGGACCCGCCAGCATGAAGACCAGCACGGCACCTGGCGATACCCCCGCCAGCAGCAGACCTGCGGCAATCGGCGTCGATGCCGTAGCGCAGATATACATGGGCACAGAGATCAGCACCATCACCAACATGGCCAAGATGCCATCACCCCACTTGGCCATGAAATCTCCCGGCACATAGGTCTGTACCAGGGCCGCAAAGAAGAGGCCGATCAACAGCCAGACGGTAGTGTCACGCACCAGATCAGTCGCCGCATAGTGCAGGCCCTTACCCATGCGCGCCAACACAGAGGTGCCCTTAAGCTCGCTAGCGACATCTTTGATGGACTCGCAGCAACTCTCGCCCTGAGCATTCTGACTATCGCCCTTAGCACTCGAACAGCATGAGCTCGCCGACTTCACCTCTTGCTTACTGCTACAACATGAGCTGACCGGCTCAGGGGCCGCCTTACTGGCGCAGCATGAACCGCTCGCGGGATTCACAGACGTCGGAGCGGCCACTGGCTTAACCAAGGCTTCTTGCTTGAGAATGGCATCTGAGCTCACGAGGCGCATCATCATGGGCGAGGCATCCGTCGTCATACGCACAGGCGCACTCGGCTTGTCACCACAGCAACTCGATGACTCAGCCTTTTCGAGCGACTTTTGAGCTGGCTTACTGCTACAGCAACTGCTGCTCGCCTCAGCCTTGTCTGCCTCATCTCGTTTAGAACCGGCCGAATGAGCTACTTCGGCAGCCTTGGCTTCATCATCGTCACGTCCCACCAGCAGGCCGGCGACAATGGCGCTGGTGACCGCAGCTATGGGTCTGACAACCGCCATGAAGGGGCCAAGCAGCACGTAGGAGACGCTTACAGAGTCGATGCCTGTCTCAGGGGTGGACACCAAGAATGAGGTGGTGGCGGCCTTAGAGGCGCCCGAGCGGCGCAGGCCGACGGCGGCAGGGATCACCCCGCAGGAGCAGAGCGGCAAGGGCGCGCCTAACACAGCTGCCTTGATAGTGGTCTTGACCCCGTGACCGCCCAGCTGCTTCTGCATCCAGGTCATGGGCACAAACATCTTCAACATACCGGCAAGCACCAGACCCAGCAGCAGCCAGGGCGCGGAATCGAGAAAGAGATCGATAAAATTAGATAACAACATAGGTTAACCCTTTAGCTTACAACTGGTTTTATATTCGGTTTCGCCGTGATCATGGCTGTGGTTCTCACACTTCACCTCGACGTTAGACTCAAGCGCCTCCAGGATGGAGCAATGTTCGGCGCTCTCCGGCCCGCCACAACAGGCATCGGATAGCCGCTGCAGGGAGACGCGAAAATGATTCAGCTCGGCGATCTTCTCTTCCACATTGGCCAGCTTGATATCCACCATTCCCTTCACGTCGGCGCAGGCCCAGTTGGACTTGTCCAGATCGATAGATAACAGCTCGGTGATCTCAGACAGGGTGAAGCCCACCGCCTTTGCCCGCAGAATGAAGCGCAGACGCTCGGCGTCCTGTTCTGTGTAGAGGCGGTAACCCGAGTCGCTGCGCATCGACGGCGACAATAGGCCATGCTTCTCGTAAAAACGCAGGGTATCGGCCTTGACCTCACACTGTTTGGCTAACTCTCCAATACGAAACATCTTGCCTCCAGGGCGCCTTTTTCATTGCGATAGTGCCAGTATAAACCTTAGAGTTAAATCTAAGGTCAAGGGTTATTCTGCCGTAATTTACAATCTGTTGCTTGTTCGCCATGGCGTATTGTGAAATCGCACAGAAAAAAACAGCATGGCACACAGTTTTACGGTAAAATACGCGCGCCGCGATGGGGAGTCGACTATTTGAGGGGCTTTTGGAAAGCAATACGCTTATGGTTAGCAAGCACTAACTGTTCTGTTTTCCGAAAGATCCTTAAAATAACCACTGGACCCTGTACCTAAAATGAATAATGCCAGACCTATTCGTCGCGCGCTGTTAAGCGTTTCTGATAAAACCGGAATCCTGGAGTTTGCACAAGCCCTGCACGCTCAAGGTGTTGAACTGCTATCTACCGGCGGCACCGCCCGTCTGCTAGCAGACAACGGTGTGCCTGTCATTGAAGTCTCTGACTACACGGGCCATCCTGAGATCATGGACGGCCGCGTAAAGACCCTGCACCCTAAAGTGCACGGCGGCATCCTCGGCCGTCGCGGTATCGATGAGATAGTGATGGAACAGAACGCCATTAAGCCTATCGATCTGGTTGCCGTTAACCTCTACCCCTTTGCCGAGACTGTGGCCAAAGAAGGCTGCACCCTGGCCGACGCCGTGGAAAACATCGACATCGGCGGCCCAACCATGGTGCGCTCTACCGCGAAGAACCACAAAGACACCACCATTGTCGTTAACGCCAAAGACTATGATCGCGTGATCCAAGAGATGCAGGCCAACCAGGGTAGCACCACGCTGGAGACACGTTTCGATCTGGCTATCGCCGC is a window from the Shewanella loihica PV-4 genome containing:
- a CDS encoding DUF4382 domain-containing protein, whose amino-acid sequence is MKYSKSIIAIALTSLLAACGGSDDTPETPKTGVFSLGVSDNPADAKVVNIAFKQVVLKGSDGSLSFDVSENGELKHVDLLTVQGQEVETLVSGQSIPVGEYQMCIYMQNSEVADTNSSYVKTMDDMDAGLVTNSNGSCGGVGAEEEGTGRLFFNKAFTIAAGVNNFVAEFNLSQGLQAPHGNKDYWTLKPTSVQLVNNAEVGAIHGMVDASVMADCEAAAGGSEFSPAVYLYPTATALENMQDFRLEADITEPQVAPIASARVNPVTDETETVVGYEYEFGFVAAANYSLGYTCLAQNDDPEVANGADDVDAPFFIHADEQDVTVTQGTTTERDFDAAEVPAP
- the zntR gene encoding Zn(2+)-responsive transcriptional regulator; this encodes MFRIGELAKQCEVKADTLRFYEKHGLLSPSMRSDSGYRLYTEQDAERLRFILRAKAVGFTLSEITELLSIDLDKSNWACADVKGMVDIKLANVEEKIAELNHFRVSLQRLSDACCGGPESAEHCSILEALESNVEVKCENHSHDHGETEYKTSCKLKG
- a CDS encoding SO_0444 family Cu/Zn efflux transporter → MLLSNFIDLFLDSAPWLLLGLVLAGMLKMFVPMTWMQKQLGGHGVKTTIKAAVLGAPLPLCSCGVIPAAVGLRRSGASKAATTSFLVSTPETGIDSVSVSYVLLGPFMAVVRPIAAVTSAIVAGLLVGRDDDEAKAAEVAHSAGSKRDEADKAEASSSCCSSKPAQKSLEKAESSSCCGDKPSAPVRMTTDASPMMMRLVSSDAILKQEALVKPVAAPTSVNPASGSCCASKAAPEPVSSCCSSKQEVKSASSCCSSAKGDSQNAQGESCCESIKDVASELKGTSVLARMGKGLHYAATDLVRDTTVWLLIGLFFAALVQTYVPGDFMAKWGDGILAMLVMVLISVPMYICATASTPIAAGLLLAGVSPGAVLVFMLAGPATNIATLGVVTKELGKRALYGYLGGVLGVALVAGVLVNYLVATFGFEVMPQVGEQHNLLPSLVVNASGIILAILMLKVLLAKLPKNWWRRDCCS